The window CGCTGATGGTCTGGGTGTTCCCGTCCTACAGCGACGCGTTCGGCGGCGACGAGCAGATCCTCGAGGCCATGCCGGAGGTGATGATCCGGATGTTCGACATCCAGACGTTCACCAGCCTCGAGGGGTTCCTGGTGTTCGAACTCTACGTCTTCGGCTGGATCATCCTGCTCGGCCTCTATCTCGCGTACCTCGGCGCGGGGACGATCGCCGACGACGTCGAGCGGGGTCGTATGGACATCGTCCTCTCGATGCCACTCTCGCGAGCCCGGGTCCTCCTCGAGCGATACACGGTGCTCGCGGTCCCGATCGTCGCGGTCAACGTCCTCACCCCGATCGTCGTCTACGTCGGCGGTCAGTTGATCGACGAACCGATCCCCGCGGTGGACGTGCTCGCGGTTCACCTGCTGTCGATCCCCTACCTGTTCGTCTGTGGCGCGATCGGGCTGGCGGCGTCGGTGGCCGCCGACCGGGTCGGGATCGCACAGCGGATCGCCATCGGTGCCACGTTCGGGCTGTTCCTGATCGAGTCGATGGTCGTCGACACCGACTACGAGCGATTCGGCGCGATCTCGCCGACCCGGTACTACGACCCCGGAGAGATCCTGCTCGAGGGGACCTACGATCTCGGAAACGTGGCGGTCCTGTTCGCGATGGGGCTCGTCCTCGTCCTCGCGAGTTACCTCTGGTTCAAACGGGCCGACATCTAGTCCCTGGACTCCGCGAGCAACGTGTTCTCGATCAACGTCGACACGCCGCGGCGAAACCGTTCCGAAGCCGCGTTCGACGAGATACCCACCCGTTCGCCGAGTTCCGCGAGCGTACACGACCGCGGAACGTCGAGATAGCCGGTTTCGACGGCCGCCTCGAGAAGTTCGCGCTGGCGCTCCGTCGTGCCGTACTGTGAGCGAGCGGCCCCCTCGCGTCGCTCGTACAGTCGCTCGAGTTCGACCTCGATGTCCCGTCGCGTACAGAAGGCTCGGAACTCCTCGAGCGCATCGTAATCCGGAAATGAAACGCGGAACTTCCAGCCGTCACGATCCGCCGTTACGTCCTCCAGCACGATCGCCCGATCGACGATGATCGGGTAGACGCTCGAGCGGTGTCCGGCCTCCGTCAGTTCGATCCGGTAGAGACGGCGCCGGTCGAGCGACGTCATTCGGGACGCCTC of the Halobiforma lacisalsi AJ5 genome contains:
- a CDS encoding helix-turn-helix domain-containing protein, whose amino-acid sequence is MLLATFVIDYPILEETLSQSPAELEWVQSDLTEEGIHQMLVWFETDDFEPLETRLENDRTVTEASRMTSLDRRRLYRIELTEAGHRSSVYPIIVDRAIVLEDVTADRDGWKFRVSFPDYDALEEFRAFCTRRDIEVELERLYERREGAARSQYGTTERQRELLEAAVETGYLDVPRSCTLAELGERVGISSNAASERFRRGVSTLIENTLLAESRD
- a CDS encoding ABC transporter permease subunit, giving the protein MLELARFDGRNRLRGSIYLSIAMAALAALMVWVFPSYSDAFGGDEQILEAMPEVMIRMFDIQTFTSLEGFLVFELYVFGWIILLGLYLAYLGAGTIADDVERGRMDIVLSMPLSRARVLLERYTVLAVPIVAVNVLTPIVVYVGGQLIDEPIPAVDVLAVHLLSIPYLFVCGAIGLAASVAADRVGIAQRIAIGATFGLFLIESMVVDTDYERFGAISPTRYYDPGEILLEGTYDLGNVAVLFAMGLVLVLASYLWFKRADI